From the genome of Chitinispirillales bacterium ANBcel5, one region includes:
- the rpmB gene encoding 50S ribosomal protein L28, translating into MSKTCEACGKHPRSGNTISHAHNVNKRIFYPNLRTVKKIIDGTPKKIKVCMKCLKATAKV; encoded by the coding sequence ATGTCTAAAACATGTGAAGCGTGCGGCAAACATCCTCGTTCGGGAAATACCATATCCCATGCCCACAACGTAAATAAAAGGATTTTCTATCCCAACCTGCGTACTGTTAAGAAGATTATCGACGGGACCCCTAAGAAGATCAAAGTTTGTATGAAGTGCCTCAAAGCCACAGCTAAGGTTTAA
- the pheA gene encoding prephenate dehydratase, which translates to MSIAFAGERGAFTELAAREYFRNGEQFVPYPEFENVFKAVARGKESFGVVPIENSFAGSIHQNYDLLLESKLYITGEIFLRINHHLIANKGTSLRQIRRVYSHPQAFAQCKTYLKKFGKEDQIAFPNTALAVKKIRDEKLSDAAAVASMQAAIDFDMQVLDSNIEDNPWNTTRFLIVSKKRRERNSGEVKTSVVFSVKNIPGALFKALSVFALRDIDLYKIESRPVHTKGFQYLFYLDCKGDIRDESLKNAVSHLREITTFYRLLGSYSVGREVNPKYKHKSRSK; encoded by the coding sequence ATGAGTATCGCTTTTGCAGGAGAACGTGGGGCATTCACTGAACTTGCCGCAAGGGAATACTTTAGAAATGGGGAGCAATTTGTACCATATCCTGAGTTTGAGAATGTATTTAAAGCGGTTGCCAGGGGAAAAGAAAGTTTTGGTGTTGTTCCCATAGAGAACTCTTTTGCGGGAAGTATTCACCAGAACTACGACCTTCTGCTTGAGAGTAAGCTGTATATCACAGGGGAGATCTTTCTCAGGATTAATCATCACCTTATTGCCAATAAGGGCACATCGTTACGTCAAATACGCAGAGTATATTCTCATCCACAGGCGTTTGCTCAATGCAAAACCTACCTAAAAAAGTTTGGCAAAGAGGATCAAATCGCCTTTCCAAACACTGCTCTTGCTGTAAAAAAGATAAGGGATGAAAAACTGTCGGACGCAGCTGCTGTTGCATCAATGCAGGCTGCAATCGATTTTGATATGCAGGTTCTTGATTCTAATATTGAAGACAACCCATGGAATACTACACGGTTTCTTATAGTATCCAAAAAAAGAAGAGAGAGAAATTCTGGTGAGGTGAAAACATCTGTTGTCTTTTCCGTTAAAAATATTCCTGGAGCACTGTTTAAAGCTTTAAGTGTATTTGCCTTAAGAGATATAGATTTATATAAAATTGAATCCAGACCTGTTCACACAAAGGGGTTTCAGTATCTATTTTACTTGGATTGTAAGGGTGATATAAGAGATGAATCTTTGAAAAATGCAGTGTCTCATCTTCGGGAAATTACAACTTTTTACAGGTTGTTGGGTTCATATTCTGTAGGTCGTGAAGTTAACCCAAAATATAAGCACAAGTCTCGATCAAAATAA
- a CDS encoding NlpC/P60 family protein codes for MACTPSVRYTHSSTRQASGATGDESHREKTNTSTTQHDRLKQAVESYLGVPYQFGGTSRSGIDCSGLVLRVFDEVYNIQLPHSSRKMRERGISILPANARAGDLVFFRGNSNRINHVGIYMGERRFVHASSSRGVIYSNLDQDYYRRRYAGMRRITR; via the coding sequence ATGGCCTGCACTCCGTCTGTGCGCTATACCCACTCCTCAACACGGCAAGCATCGGGAGCTACTGGTGATGAATCACACAGAGAAAAGACCAACACATCCACTACTCAGCATGACAGGCTTAAACAAGCTGTTGAATCTTACCTGGGCGTTCCATACCAGTTTGGCGGAACAAGTCGAAGCGGAATTGATTGTTCGGGGTTAGTGTTAAGGGTTTTTGATGAAGTGTACAATATCCAATTGCCACACTCTTCACGAAAAATGCGTGAGCGGGGTATAAGTATTTTACCTGCAAATGCAAGAGCTGGGGATCTGGTTTTCTTCAGAGGTAATTCTAACAGGATAAATCATGTAGGTATCTATATGGGTGAGAGGAGATTTGTACATGCAAGCAGCTCCAGGGGAGTTATATACAGCAATTTGGATCAAGATTATTACAGGCGGAGGTATGCTGGGATGAGGAGAATTACTAGATGA
- the gatA gene encoding Asp-tRNA(Asn)/Glu-tRNA(Gln) amidotransferase subunit GatA: MSFFDMPISGAVEKIVKGELSCLEIVEKALGAIESKDQKLGSFISVQNEKALSRAQELDGLSAEKKRSLPLLGIPVGVKDNICTLGVETTCASRFLEGFIPPYNAAVVQSLERAGAVIVGKTNLDEFAMGSSTENSRYGVTKNPHSLEHIPGGSSGGSAAAVGADLVPATLGSDTGGSIRQPSSHCGVIGLKPTYGRVSRFGLVAFASSLDQIGPVAKDVRDVGLLLSVISEADKRDSTCAGKVFSNSPQHYNGAVDGLRIGIPKEYFGEGLSQGVREKIEGVVSSLQNMGATIVDISLPNLKYAIATYYIICTAEASSNLARYDGVKYGFRSKEQNSLDQMYMQTRKEGFGSEVKRRIMLGTYVLSSGYYDAYYLKAAKVRTLINRDFNEAFEKCDTIVSPVTPAPAFKIGEKSMDPLQMYLTDIYTVSANLAGIPAISFPCGTIEDLPVGVQFMAPQWREDLLLKTAYAAQVSTA; the protein is encoded by the coding sequence ATGTCTTTTTTCGATATGCCCATATCTGGAGCAGTTGAGAAAATTGTAAAAGGGGAGTTAAGTTGTCTTGAGATAGTAGAAAAAGCACTTGGAGCGATTGAGTCTAAAGATCAAAAACTGGGCTCTTTTATTTCTGTTCAAAACGAAAAGGCACTTTCACGTGCTCAGGAATTGGACGGTTTAAGCGCTGAAAAGAAAAGGAGTTTGCCGCTTCTTGGAATACCAGTTGGAGTGAAAGATAACATCTGCACTCTTGGTGTTGAGACAACATGTGCTTCGCGTTTTCTTGAAGGTTTTATCCCCCCTTATAATGCTGCAGTTGTGCAATCTTTAGAAAGAGCCGGTGCAGTAATAGTAGGAAAGACAAACCTTGATGAATTTGCTATGGGCTCAAGCACTGAGAACTCAAGATATGGTGTTACAAAAAACCCACACTCTTTAGAGCATATTCCGGGTGGTTCGAGTGGCGGGAGTGCGGCTGCGGTTGGCGCAGATTTGGTACCTGCTACGTTAGGTTCCGATACTGGTGGTTCGATTCGTCAGCCAAGCAGCCATTGCGGTGTTATCGGTCTTAAACCTACCTATGGTAGAGTTTCAAGGTTTGGCTTGGTTGCGTTTGCTTCATCTTTGGATCAAATTGGACCGGTTGCAAAGGACGTTAGAGATGTAGGGCTTCTCTTATCGGTGATTTCAGAAGCGGATAAAAGAGATTCAACCTGTGCAGGTAAAGTATTCAGCAACTCCCCTCAACACTATAACGGAGCAGTTGACGGACTTCGGATCGGAATCCCCAAGGAGTATTTCGGTGAAGGCCTCTCCCAGGGAGTTAGGGAAAAAATTGAAGGTGTTGTAAGCTCTTTGCAAAATATGGGTGCAACTATAGTGGATATTTCCCTTCCCAACCTAAAATATGCAATAGCTACTTACTACATAATTTGTACTGCTGAAGCCTCATCCAATCTTGCACGGTATGATGGTGTAAAGTATGGTTTTAGGTCCAAGGAGCAGAATTCTTTAGATCAAATGTACATGCAAACCAGAAAAGAAGGGTTTGGTTCAGAGGTAAAAAGAAGAATTATGCTTGGAACCTATGTCCTTTCCTCCGGTTATTATGATGCATATTATCTTAAAGCTGCAAAAGTAAGAACGCTGATCAATCGTGACTTTAATGAGGCATTTGAAAAATGCGATACTATAGTTTCGCCCGTTACTCCTGCGCCTGCCTTTAAAATCGGTGAAAAAAGCATGGATCCATTACAAATGTATCTTACTGATATATATACTGTATCTGCTAACCTGGCTGGTATTCCCGCTATCAGTTTTCCCTGTGGAACTATTGAAGACTTGCCTGTGGGTGTACAGTTTATGGCTCCTCAATGGAGAGAAGACCTGCTTTTAAAAACTGCCTATGCTGCACAGGTTAGTACTGCTTAA
- a CDS encoding DUF4321 domain-containing protein, producing the protein MAVPLKEKRITTLVLVVLVGILIGSFLNSVVSMLPGENVVKTFFTYSIPFGIGDFAENRPVLIDLDAIRFYLGFQIQFSLLSILGVFLSLYFFRWYK; encoded by the coding sequence ATGGCTGTACCATTGAAAGAAAAACGCATTACGACCCTGGTTTTGGTTGTGTTAGTTGGGATTCTCATAGGTTCGTTTCTCAATTCTGTAGTATCCATGCTACCGGGTGAAAATGTTGTGAAAACTTTTTTTACCTATAGCATACCTTTTGGAATCGGTGACTTCGCAGAAAACAGACCGGTGTTAATTGATCTTGACGCAATACGTTTTTACCTCGGTTTCCAGATCCAGTTTAGTTTGCTGTCTATACTTGGGGTGTTTTTGAGTCTTTATTTTTTCCGCTGGTATAAGTGA
- a CDS encoding trypsin-like peptidase domain-containing protein, whose product MGSKGRIGIYLLFLIVGMTAGFFTGGEIIRRLYSSWFFTAEQRIERAEKEKLGQGELLFPQLHASEDITATRNNAIVNATRNVAPGVVGIVVTQIQRVRNPFYDDDFFNFFFGRGQVPRYRQVESIGSGFVIRSDGMILTNYHVVQNAAKLYVNFSNGRRFEGEVVGYDERSDLAVIAVPGKNFRPVKFGDSDKAVLGEWSIAIGNPFLNFINDAHPTVTVGVISALNRNFAPSEGVYYQGMIQTDAAINPGNSGGPLVNALGEVIGVNSFIFTGSSESRGSVGIGFAIPINRARRVAEELINHGQRRQVWTGISVQNLNRSVANALGYDSVEGVVVVSVQPGSPGDAAGLKPGDIIKRMGNRTIHSHADIDGFFIDYFVNDSVDLCIVRDRKESDIEMVLEEYSDSIK is encoded by the coding sequence ATGGGATCTAAAGGTAGAATCGGAATTTACCTGCTTTTTCTAATAGTGGGGATGACAGCCGGTTTCTTTACAGGGGGTGAAATAATCAGGCGGCTGTACTCATCCTGGTTTTTTACTGCCGAACAGCGAATAGAGAGAGCAGAAAAGGAGAAGCTTGGGCAGGGGGAGCTTCTATTTCCACAGCTACATGCCTCAGAGGATATTACTGCTACCCGCAATAATGCGATAGTTAATGCAACGCGTAATGTGGCACCCGGAGTAGTAGGTATTGTAGTTACTCAGATTCAGAGGGTAAGAAACCCCTTCTATGATGATGACTTTTTCAACTTCTTTTTCGGTCGTGGGCAGGTCCCCCGATATCGTCAGGTCGAAAGTATTGGCTCTGGTTTTGTCATTAGAAGCGACGGGATGATACTTACAAACTACCATGTTGTACAGAATGCTGCAAAACTATACGTTAATTTCTCCAATGGCAGGCGTTTTGAAGGTGAAGTGGTGGGCTATGATGAAAGATCTGATCTTGCTGTTATAGCTGTTCCGGGGAAAAATTTCAGACCGGTTAAATTCGGCGATTCTGATAAAGCGGTTCTTGGAGAGTGGAGTATTGCCATCGGCAATCCGTTTTTGAATTTTATCAATGATGCCCACCCCACTGTTACTGTAGGGGTTATCAGTGCATTGAACCGAAATTTTGCTCCGTCTGAAGGGGTGTACTATCAGGGCATGATACAGACAGATGCAGCAATCAATCCTGGTAACTCTGGTGGACCTCTGGTTAATGCACTGGGAGAGGTGATAGGGGTAAATTCATTTATATTTACCGGAAGTTCTGAAAGCAGAGGTTCTGTAGGGATCGGTTTTGCTATTCCAATCAATAGGGCAAGAAGAGTAGCTGAGGAACTCATCAACCATGGGCAGAGACGCCAGGTTTGGACTGGTATTTCGGTCCAGAACTTAAATCGATCCGTAGCCAATGCATTGGGCTATGATAGTGTTGAGGGGGTTGTGGTAGTAAGTGTCCAGCCCGGCAGCCCGGGTGATGCAGCAGGACTCAAACCCGGCGATATAATTAAAAGAATGGGTAATCGTACCATCCATTCTCATGCCGATATCGATGGTTTCTTTATCGATTATTTTGTGAACGACTCTGTTGATCTATGTATTGTAAGGGATAGAAAAGAGTCAGACATTGAAATGGTCCTTGAAGAATACAGTGACAGTATAAAATAA
- the truA gene encoding tRNA pseudouridine(38-40) synthase TruA — protein sequence MRYFFRIEYDGSRYCGWQVQLNGNSIQTELQNAFSTVLRHKCSVTGAGRTDAGVHARAQCAHMDTETRIDIIRCEHSVNALLPKDIAIYGLQEVGRQFHARFSAVSREYSYTLVDRKTPLQLLRAWHIAYPMNWQRVQENSNHLIGTHDFAAFCASGSGSDSTICLIKDVRLTNDAGTWQFSIKANRFIYKMVRSIVGTLVDIGRGNIKETMYDIISSKERSRVGQTAPPHGLVLENVNYEGFGDKDGI from the coding sequence ATGAGGTATTTTTTTCGCATTGAGTATGATGGAAGCCGATATTGTGGTTGGCAGGTCCAGCTCAATGGTAATAGTATTCAAACAGAGCTTCAAAACGCTTTTTCAACTGTTTTACGTCATAAATGTAGTGTAACCGGAGCAGGGAGAACCGATGCCGGGGTCCATGCAAGAGCTCAATGTGCACACATGGATACAGAAACAAGGATAGATATCATCAGGTGTGAGCACTCGGTTAACGCACTTTTGCCTAAAGATATCGCAATTTATGGCTTGCAAGAAGTTGGCAGGCAATTTCATGCTCGTTTTTCAGCAGTATCAAGGGAATATAGCTATACCCTGGTTGATCGTAAAACCCCGCTTCAACTGCTTAGGGCTTGGCATATCGCCTACCCAATGAACTGGCAAAGGGTTCAGGAGAATAGCAATCACCTTATTGGAACGCATGATTTTGCTGCTTTTTGTGCTTCAGGAAGTGGAAGCGATTCGACCATTTGTTTGATAAAGGATGTGCGACTTACCAATGATGCAGGTACATGGCAATTTTCAATCAAGGCGAATCGCTTTATCTATAAGATGGTTAGATCAATTGTAGGTACTCTTGTTGATATCGGCAGAGGTAATATCAAGGAAACGATGTATGATATTATTAGCTCAAAAGAACGTAGCAGGGTTGGCCAGACAGCGCCACCGCATGGTTTAGTTCTTGAAAATGTTAACTATGAAGGTTTCGGTGATAAAGATGGGATCTAA
- a CDS encoding glycosyltransferase N-terminal domain-containing protein — protein MILIYSSIMEVLRFVAVVPLSIIFKKKRWGLTQRQKLPRILKDYRQKNVIWVHAASLGEAKLLIKFLDYLSSKHPDDLYLITATTTTGVEYLEQNLKPSVCAFGYLPYDTIPLMKRIVEHFGISRLWLIETELWPCMLHVCKRAGVSLGVVNGRLEEKGYRNLKRFSFLFRDIFEQFDTVIVQDKEYALRFRSLGMQEKSIHVIGNLKSRVTVKRPEHKQWSSLREKMNLNEETFVITAGCVHPGEGTVLQLCLNKLQSEGFKCKMIVIPRHLKNAGLIAQEFENNCLHLKDPITWENWQTCVLEKYGILEDMYRVADAAVVGGSFVKVGGHNVWDAAQFGIPLFFGPHYYTQKKSCDKLIDSGVGFKAGDGVELANEIVRVIKRDACSFITAQLKFADEVNKEESVLESLIP, from the coding sequence ATGATTTTGATTTATAGCTCCATCATGGAGGTGCTTCGTTTTGTCGCCGTAGTACCACTTTCCATTATATTTAAGAAAAAACGATGGGGGCTTACTCAGAGGCAGAAATTACCCAGAATATTAAAAGATTACAGGCAAAAAAATGTTATCTGGGTTCATGCTGCTTCCCTGGGGGAGGCAAAACTTCTTATTAAATTCCTTGATTATCTTTCATCAAAGCATCCCGATGATCTGTATCTTATCACAGCCACAACCACCACGGGTGTTGAGTATTTAGAGCAGAATTTAAAGCCATCGGTATGTGCATTTGGATATCTTCCATACGATACCATACCTTTGATGAAAAGAATTGTTGAACATTTTGGCATTAGTCGCTTGTGGTTGATTGAAACTGAGCTGTGGCCGTGTATGCTCCATGTGTGTAAAAGGGCTGGTGTATCTCTTGGTGTTGTTAACGGCAGGCTTGAAGAGAAGGGGTATAGAAATCTTAAACGTTTCTCTTTTCTATTCAGGGATATATTTGAACAATTCGATACTGTAATAGTGCAGGATAAAGAATACGCGTTGCGTTTTCGTTCCCTTGGTATGCAAGAGAAGAGCATTCATGTTATAGGTAATCTAAAAAGTAGGGTTACGGTAAAACGCCCGGAGCATAAACAATGGTCCTCACTCAGAGAAAAGATGAATCTTAATGAAGAGACATTTGTAATTACTGCAGGCTGTGTTCACCCTGGAGAGGGAACTGTTTTACAATTATGTTTAAATAAGTTACAATCTGAGGGATTTAAATGCAAAATGATCGTAATCCCAAGACACCTGAAGAATGCCGGGCTGATTGCGCAGGAATTTGAAAACAACTGTCTTCATTTAAAAGATCCTATAACCTGGGAAAACTGGCAAACTTGTGTGTTAGAAAAATATGGTATTCTTGAAGACATGTACAGAGTTGCCGATGCTGCAGTTGTGGGAGGCTCATTTGTAAAGGTGGGGGGACATAATGTGTGGGATGCTGCTCAATTTGGCATACCTCTCTTTTTTGGCCCACATTATTATACTCAGAAAAAAAGTTGCGATAAACTGATCGACTCCGGGGTTGGTTTCAAGGCTGGTGACGGGGTTGAGCTTGCCAACGAAATCGTTAGAGTGATAAAAAGAGATGCCTGCAGTTTTATTACTGCACAGCTTAAATTTGCTGATGAAGTGAATAAGGAAGAATCGGTGCTGGAGTCGCTTATCCCATGA
- a CDS encoding diguanylate cyclase — MSTITLVKRPSECTILIVDDEELVCQLLKTTLSSSYKVMTCNTGSEAIALIEKHYFDVVIVDLKLPDMPGTEIIGYAKNRDEFCEVIMITGHATVDSATTALNMGAVSYLTKPFEIEDLLLQVEKAVASRLFHLKSLMLMKESEQMEPGAKEHLFDITSLYFFTRKIMLSLEVTEIMRIVLDEANTKCNAYFCAVGVDILGYKELYAMPRFGDVSEKQVRDNLLNFWNDAFPFLTIESFRSEELPLYFYKGREGKSSSGESLQCLSVPMIISGKTIGTIAVVRNCEQDLSSQNEFLHIFTSLVSSVIEHAYSDLQARVQAKTDSLTGIANHRQFHEALEREIARANRHKGVFALILADIDDFKSINDTYGHQIGDAVIIDLTRRLCANIRSSDVASRYGGEEFSLILPDSDENGAHKLAQRICRQIADEPFVSGKTEFFYTVSFGVAVYDGRKPLNKDVLISRADEALYTSKRKGKNQVNVSDKTI, encoded by the coding sequence CCTCATTGTGGATGATGAAGAATTAGTTTGTCAGCTTCTAAAGACCACACTGTCTTCAAGTTATAAAGTAATGACATGCAATACCGGCTCAGAGGCCATTGCCCTTATTGAGAAGCATTACTTTGATGTCGTAATTGTGGATCTTAAGCTTCCTGATATGCCCGGTACCGAAATCATTGGGTATGCTAAAAACCGTGATGAATTCTGTGAAGTTATTATGATTACGGGGCATGCGACTGTGGACTCTGCAACAACTGCGCTTAATATGGGGGCTGTTTCATATCTTACAAAACCATTCGAGATTGAAGATCTTCTCCTTCAGGTAGAAAAGGCTGTAGCTTCACGTCTTTTTCACCTAAAAAGTCTTATGCTCATGAAGGAATCGGAGCAAATGGAGCCTGGGGCTAAAGAACATCTCTTTGACATCACTTCTCTTTACTTTTTTACCCGTAAGATAATGCTTTCTCTTGAAGTCACAGAGATCATGCGAATCGTATTGGATGAAGCAAATACTAAATGCAATGCGTACTTTTGTGCTGTTGGTGTGGATATACTTGGGTACAAGGAACTATATGCCATGCCTCGTTTTGGAGATGTATCAGAAAAACAGGTTAGGGATAACCTCTTAAATTTTTGGAACGATGCTTTTCCCTTTCTTACTATAGAATCATTTCGCAGCGAAGAATTACCACTGTATTTTTATAAGGGTAGGGAAGGAAAATCGAGTTCAGGTGAATCTCTCCAGTGCCTATCGGTTCCAATGATAATCAGTGGTAAAACGATCGGTACTATTGCTGTGGTCAGAAATTGTGAGCAAGATTTATCATCCCAAAATGAGTTTCTGCATATCTTTACCTCTCTTGTTTCTTCGGTTATTGAGCATGCTTATTCTGATCTGCAGGCGCGAGTGCAGGCTAAAACTGATAGTCTCACCGGTATCGCAAATCATCGCCAATTTCACGAAGCACTCGAACGGGAAATTGCACGTGCAAACAGGCACAAAGGAGTGTTTGCTTTAATTTTGGCTGATATTGATGATTTTAAATCGATAAACGATACGTATGGACATCAAATCGGGGATGCAGTGATTATAGACCTAACTCGTCGACTTTGCGCAAATATCCGAAGCAGTGATGTTGCTTCACGGTACGGGGGTGAGGAGTTTAGTCTTATTCTTCCGGATTCCGATGAAAATGGTGCCCATAAGCTGGCTCAGAGAATTTGCAGACAAATAGCCGATGAACCGTTTGTGAGTGGGAAAACAGAATTTTTCTATACTGTTAGTTTCGGTGTGGCTGTTTATGATGGGAGAAAACCTTTAAACAAAGACGTTTTGATATCCAGAGCTGATGAGGCCTTGTATACTTCAAAGCGAAAAGGGAAAAATCAGGTAAACGTTAGCGACAAAACAATATGA